One Campylobacter concisus DNA segment encodes these proteins:
- a CDS encoding iron-containing alcohol dehydrogenase: protein MQNFSFLNPTKIEFGKDKEQNIGRYMKEFGVKKTLIIYGSDRIIKNGLFDVVAKSLSANGIEFCKIGGVKSNPVLSKVNEAINLAKKQGVDSVLAIGGGSVLDSAKAVAAGVKYNGDVWDFFTGKDPSEALMIFDIITLAATGSEMNGGSVVTNEATKQKFAMHGACLYPKVSVVNPLLQASVSKEYLVYSASDIIAHSIEGYFTASIQPEIINLYIEANIKTVMKTTEILLKEPSNYDARGEFAWAATMALNGLTYVGTAGYSYPNHMIEHAIGAVVDCAHGAGLSVVMPAWMKWYKSRNLEAFKRFGKEIFGVDDADEAIEKLKEWFSKIGTPTSLIEIGVDESNLDEIMALVYDYAKGRGLEQIYTKEAISEIFALAR from the coding sequence ATGCAAAATTTTAGCTTTTTAAACCCTACAAAAATAGAATTTGGCAAAGATAAAGAGCAAAATATCGGCAGATATATGAAAGAATTTGGCGTTAAAAAGACGCTTATCATCTATGGCAGCGATAGGATCATAAAAAATGGCCTTTTTGATGTCGTAGCAAAGAGCCTAAGTGCAAATGGCATCGAGTTTTGCAAGATCGGTGGCGTGAAGTCAAATCCAGTGCTAAGCAAGGTAAATGAGGCTATAAATTTAGCTAAAAAGCAAGGCGTCGATAGCGTGCTAGCAATAGGCGGTGGCTCGGTGCTTGATAGCGCCAAGGCTGTGGCTGCTGGAGTTAAATATAATGGTGACGTTTGGGACTTTTTTACCGGTAAAGATCCAAGCGAAGCGCTTATGATCTTTGACATCATAACGCTTGCAGCAACTGGCTCAGAGATGAACGGCGGCTCGGTCGTCACAAACGAAGCCACGAAACAGAAATTTGCTATGCACGGAGCTTGTCTTTACCCAAAAGTATCGGTGGTAAATCCACTACTTCAAGCAAGTGTAAGCAAGGAGTATTTGGTCTATTCGGCTTCCGACATTATCGCTCATAGCATCGAGGGCTACTTTACAGCGAGCATTCAGCCTGAGATCATAAATTTATACATCGAAGCAAACATAAAAACCGTCATGAAAACAACAGAAATTTTGCTAAAAGAGCCAAGTAATTACGACGCTAGAGGCGAGTTTGCCTGGGCTGCTACGATGGCTCTAAATGGCTTAACTTACGTTGGCACAGCTGGCTACTCTTATCCAAATCACATGATCGAGCACGCCATAGGAGCGGTGGTTGATTGCGCTCATGGAGCTGGGCTAAGTGTGGTCATGCCAGCTTGGATGAAGTGGTATAAGAGTAGAAATTTAGAGGCATTTAAGCGCTTTGGCAAAGAAATTTTTGGCGTGGATGACGCAGACGAGGCTATTGAAAAGCTTAAAGAGTGGTTTAGCAAGATTGGCACGCCAACAAGTCTCATCGAAATTGGAGTCGATGAGTCAAACTTGGACGAAATCATGGCGCTAGTTTATGACTACGCCAAGGGCAGGGGACTAGAGCAAATTTATACAAAAGAGGCAATAAGTGAAATTTTTGCCTTAGCGAGATAG
- a CDS encoding anaerobic ribonucleoside-triphosphate reductase activating protein gives MHKVFSITPFTTLDYPDKVAAVVWFAGCNMRCVYCYNIEVVNSNGNIEMAEVCNFLDRRIGKLNGIVFSGGECTANPLFLKLAREVKSRNFCLKVDTNGSHIEILKEAIGEGLIDYIALDFKAPKEKFTGITGSNLYEKFISTLKYLLEINFDFEVRTTVHADFLNEIDISLMSEILYDLGYRGNYYLQKFLSTGENFGNLVDAKNSFDPKKIISKLPIKLRNF, from the coding sequence TTGCATAAAGTCTTTAGTATAACGCCATTTACTACGCTTGATTATCCAGACAAAGTGGCTGCAGTAGTTTGGTTTGCAGGCTGTAATATGCGATGCGTGTATTGCTACAATATAGAAGTTGTAAATTCAAATGGCAATATAGAAATGGCTGAGGTTTGTAATTTCTTGGACCGCCGTATAGGTAAGCTAAACGGCATCGTCTTTAGCGGTGGCGAATGCACGGCAAATCCTTTGTTTTTAAAACTTGCAAGAGAGGTCAAGTCAAGAAATTTTTGCCTAAAGGTCGATACAAATGGCTCTCATATTGAGATTTTAAAAGAGGCGATAGGCGAAGGGCTGATTGACTATATCGCACTTGATTTTAAAGCGCCAAAAGAGAAATTTACGGGCATAACTGGCTCAAATTTATATGAAAAATTTATTAGCACGCTAAAATATCTGCTTGAGATAAATTTTGATTTTGAAGTAAGAACAACCGTGCATGCAGACTTTCTAAACGAAATAGATATTTCTTTGATGTCTGAAATTCTTTATGACCTTGGATATAGAGGCAATTATTATTTGCAAAAATTCCTTAGCACAGGTGAAAATTTTGGGAATTTGGTTGATGCTAAAAATAGCTTTGATCCGAAAAAAATCATCTCGAAACTTCCTATCAAACTAAGAAACTTTTAA
- the nrdD gene encoding anaerobic ribonucleoside-triphosphate reductase has product MTEKEILEKVQDKRTKCVVYTRVMGYHRPVESFNLGKKGEHKERIKFDEYASCCKR; this is encoded by the coding sequence ATGACAGAAAAAGAAATTTTAGAAAAAGTACAAGACAAACGTACAAAATGCGTAGTCTATACTCGTGTTATGGGTTATCATCGCCCAGTTGAGAGCTTTAACCTTGGTAAAAAAGGTGAGCATAAAGAGCGTATTAAATTTGATGAATACGCAAGTTGCTGCAAAAGATAA
- a CDS encoding ribonucleoside triphosphate reductase yields the protein MREILKRDGTRQEFVAYKIVDAIKKAFASENLAYDEKVFTNVVQDIFQKSSAITVEDIQDAIEKELFNSGYFDVLKSFMLYRHTHKLQREQILGLNDDTTYINSTQTINEYINGTDWRISANSNTSYSNAGLINNTAGKVIANYWLDAVYNKEEGLAHRNGDYHIHDLDCLTGYCAGWSLRALLNEGFNGVRGRVESRAPKHFREALYQMANFLGILQSEWAGAQAFSSFDTYLAPYVFKDDLSDAEIKKAITSFIFNLNVPARWGQSPFTNVTIDITCPSDLRDQIPTSDDIHLFTNVKDEKILKKANERGRKNLIDMTYKDFEPEMARIDKAFYEVLTAGDKCSQPFTFPIPTVNITEDFDWDSEVADVLFENTAKMGSSYFQNFIGSQYTYDENGNKIENEKAYKPGHVRSMCCRLQLDLRELLKRGGGLFGSAEMTGSIGVVTINLARLGYNFKGDKVALYNRLSYLLELAKSTLEKKRKFIQEMYDRGLYPYTARYLKHFNNHFSTIGINGMNELLRNFTNDKENISTKFGRDFAIEMVEFLRDKIRTFQEETGNLYNLEATPAEGTTYRFAKEDKKRYPDIIQAGAGENIYYTNSTQLPANFTDDAYEALDLQDDLQTSYTGGTVFHLYMKERISSPKACKELVKSIISNYKLPYITITPVFSVCSKHGYIAGEHEFCPLCDAELIEKEKNNSK from the coding sequence ATGCGTGAGATTTTGAAGAGAGATGGCACAAGACAAGAATTTGTAGCATATAAGATAGTAGATGCGATAAAAAAAGCATTTGCTAGCGAAAATTTAGCTTATGATGAGAAAGTTTTTACAAATGTTGTCCAAGATATCTTTCAAAAATCAAGTGCGATAACAGTCGAAGACATCCAAGATGCGATCGAAAAAGAGCTATTTAATAGTGGATATTTCGACGTTTTAAAGAGCTTTATGCTCTACCGCCACACGCATAAGCTTCAACGTGAGCAAATTTTAGGCCTAAATGACGATACGACTTATATAAATTCAACTCAAACGATAAATGAGTATATAAACGGCACCGACTGGAGAATTTCTGCAAATTCAAACACCAGCTACTCGAACGCAGGACTCATCAACAACACCGCTGGTAAAGTCATCGCAAACTACTGGCTAGACGCCGTTTATAACAAAGAAGAGGGCCTAGCGCACAGAAATGGCGACTACCACATCCACGACCTTGACTGCCTTACAGGATACTGTGCTGGCTGGAGCTTGCGAGCCTTACTAAATGAAGGCTTTAACGGCGTTCGCGGTAGGGTCGAGAGCAGGGCGCCAAAGCACTTTAGAGAAGCGCTCTATCAAATGGCAAATTTCTTAGGAATTTTGCAAAGCGAGTGGGCTGGTGCTCAGGCGTTTTCTAGCTTTGACACCTACCTTGCGCCTTATGTTTTTAAAGACGATCTGAGTGACGCCGAGATCAAAAAGGCGATCACGAGTTTTATTTTTAACTTAAACGTTCCTGCACGCTGGGGACAAAGTCCATTTACAAACGTAACAATAGACATCACCTGCCCAAGCGACCTAAGAGATCAGATCCCAACGAGTGATGATATACACCTTTTTACAAACGTAAAAGACGAGAAAATTTTGAAAAAAGCAAACGAGCGTGGCAGGAAAAATTTGATCGATATGACCTACAAGGACTTCGAGCCTGAGATGGCACGCATAGATAAGGCATTTTATGAGGTTTTGACAGCTGGCGATAAGTGCTCGCAGCCTTTTACATTTCCGATACCAACGGTAAATATTACAGAGGATTTTGATTGGGATAGCGAAGTGGCGGATGTACTCTTTGAAAATACCGCCAAAATGGGCTCAAGCTACTTTCAAAATTTTATCGGCTCACAATACACTTATGACGAAAATGGCAACAAGATAGAAAACGAAAAAGCCTACAAACCAGGACATGTTCGCTCTATGTGCTGCCGCTTGCAGCTTGATCTAAGAGAGCTTTTAAAACGAGGTGGTGGTCTTTTTGGTAGTGCTGAGATGACAGGCTCGATTGGCGTCGTTACTATAAATTTAGCTCGCCTAGGATACAACTTCAAAGGCGATAAAGTCGCACTTTATAACAGGCTTAGCTATCTTTTAGAACTTGCTAAATCAACACTTGAAAAGAAGCGCAAATTTATCCAAGAGATGTATGACAGAGGGCTTTATCCTTATACGGCTAGATATCTAAAGCACTTTAACAACCACTTTAGCACGATCGGTATAAATGGCATGAACGAGCTTCTTAGAAATTTCACAAATGATAAGGAGAATATCTCAACAAAATTTGGACGTGATTTTGCTATTGAGATGGTCGAGTTTTTGCGCGACAAGATAAGGACATTTCAAGAAGAGACTGGAAATTTATACAACCTTGAGGCGACTCCAGCTGAAGGCACAACATACCGCTTTGCTAAAGAGGATAAAAAGCGCTATCCGGACATCATCCAAGCAGGTGCTGGGGAGAATATTTACTATACAAACTCAACTCAGCTTCCAGCAAATTTTACAGATGATGCTTACGAGGCGCTTGATTTGCAAGATGATCTTCAGACTTCATACACTGGTGGCACAGTATTTCACCTTTATATGAAAGAAAGGATCAGCTCACCTAAAGCTTGCAAGGAGCTTGTAAAGAGCATAATCTCAAATTATAAGCTTCCATATATCACGATAACGCCAGTATTTAGCGTTTGTTCAAAGCATGGATACATTGCTGGAGAGCATGAATTTTGTCCGCTTTGTGATGCAGAATTAATAGAAAAAGAGAAAAACAATTCCAAATAA
- a CDS encoding ribonucleoside-diphosphate reductase subunit alpha has translation MKVIKRNGRTEELDISKIKKYTNEAVFGLSNVSLSELEVDAKIQFRDMITTEEIQQTLIKTAVDKIDIDRPNWTFVAARLFLFDLYHKVTGFNGYNHLKDYLVKGEKVGRIIPGLKEKYDLEDLNAYIKPERDLQFAYLGIKTLYDRYLIKDKNGMPIELPQHMFMAIAMFLAQNELDSQGWAKKFYDLISKFEVMLATPTLSNARTTRHQLSSCYVGSTPDNIEGIFDSYKEMALLSKFGGGIGWDWSKVRAMGGSIDGHKNAAGGIIPFLKVTNDIAVAVDQLGTRKGAIAVYIEPWHMDVSDFLDLRKNSGEERRRAHELFPALWINDLFMKRVKENGRWSLFDPAQVSDLCDLYGEEFEKRYLEYENDENIQKNTILAKELWKKILTSYFETGMPFLCFKDNANKTNPNDHEGIIRSSNLCTEIFQNTAPNYYKIKITYEDGGEELFDEEEDVTVDSGITKKAKKLSALDSLKGKQIFIVEKESIEGKTAVCNLASINLSKINSKEDIERVVPIAIRMLDNVIDLNFYPHKKVKHTNLASRSIGLGVMGEAQMLAEKNVKWGSYEHLALIDSIMENISYNAIYASSNLAVEKGIYPNFEGSKWSKGIMPIDTANENAKALLNDKGGLFDENVCDWDKLREKVKRDGMRNGYLMAIAPTSSISILVGTTQTIEPVYKRKWFEHNLSGMIPNVVPNLSPDTWQFYTPAYELDQRILIKAGAIRQKWIDQGQSLNIFMSLDKASGGYLSEIYTLAWELGLKSTYYLRSESPDSEKLNDVADRSIECEGCQ, from the coding sequence TTGAAAGTTATAAAACGTAATGGCAGAACCGAAGAGCTTGATATAAGTAAGATCAAAAAATATACAAATGAAGCCGTTTTTGGCCTTAGCAATGTAAGCCTTAGTGAACTTGAAGTAGACGCGAAAATCCAGTTTAGAGATATGATAACGACTGAGGAAATTCAGCAGACTCTTATAAAAACAGCAGTTGACAAGATCGACATCGACCGCCCAAATTGGACATTTGTCGCTGCGAGGCTATTTTTGTTCGACCTTTATCATAAAGTGACCGGCTTTAATGGCTACAACCACCTAAAAGATTATCTTGTAAAGGGCGAAAAAGTAGGTCGCATCATCCCTGGGCTAAAAGAGAAGTACGATCTTGAGGACCTAAACGCTTATATCAAGCCCGAGCGTGACCTTCAGTTTGCATACCTTGGTATCAAGACGCTTTATGACCGCTATCTCATCAAAGATAAGAATGGCATGCCAATAGAGCTACCACAGCATATGTTTATGGCAATCGCGATGTTTCTAGCGCAAAACGAGCTAGACAGTCAAGGCTGGGCTAAGAAATTTTACGACCTTATCTCTAAATTTGAAGTGATGCTAGCCACGCCAACGCTCTCAAACGCAAGGACTACGCGCCACCAGCTAAGTAGCTGTTATGTAGGTAGCACGCCTGATAATATCGAAGGAATTTTTGATAGCTACAAAGAGATGGCTCTTCTTTCAAAATTTGGCGGTGGTATCGGCTGGGACTGGAGCAAGGTGCGTGCGATGGGCGGCAGTATCGATGGACACAAGAACGCAGCTGGCGGTATCATACCATTTTTAAAAGTGACAAACGACATCGCAGTAGCGGTCGATCAGCTAGGCACTAGAAAGGGCGCGATAGCCGTTTATATCGAGCCTTGGCATATGGACGTGAGCGATTTTCTCGATCTTCGTAAAAATTCAGGCGAAGAGAGACGCCGTGCACACGAGCTTTTTCCTGCACTTTGGATAAACGACCTATTTATGAAGCGTGTTAAAGAAAATGGCCGCTGGAGTCTTTTTGACCCAGCTCAAGTAAGTGATCTTTGCGACCTTTACGGCGAGGAGTTTGAGAAGAGATACTTGGAATATGAAAACGACGAAAATATCCAGAAAAATACCATCCTTGCAAAAGAGCTTTGGAAGAAAATTTTAACTAGCTATTTTGAAACTGGCATGCCATTTTTGTGCTTTAAAGACAATGCCAACAAAACAAATCCAAACGACCACGAGGGCATCATCAGAAGCTCAAATTTATGCACCGAAATTTTTCAAAACACAGCGCCAAACTACTATAAGATCAAGATCACTTATGAAGATGGCGGCGAGGAGCTATTTGACGAAGAAGAAGACGTCACGGTCGATAGCGGCATAACTAAAAAGGCCAAAAAGCTTAGCGCGCTTGATAGCCTAAAAGGTAAGCAAATTTTTATCGTAGAAAAAGAGAGCATCGAGGGTAAAACGGCAGTTTGCAACCTTGCGAGTATAAATTTAAGCAAGATAAACAGCAAAGAGGATATCGAGCGTGTCGTGCCGATAGCTATTAGGATGCTTGATAACGTTATAGATCTAAATTTCTACCCACACAAAAAGGTAAAACACACAAACCTAGCCTCTCGCTCGATCGGCCTTGGCGTCATGGGTGAGGCGCAAATGCTAGCTGAGAAAAACGTAAAATGGGGCAGTTACGAGCATTTGGCGCTCATTGACAGCATAATGGAAAATATAAGCTATAACGCCATCTACGCTAGCTCAAATTTAGCCGTAGAAAAGGGCATATATCCAAATTTTGAAGGCTCAAAATGGAGCAAAGGCATCATGCCGATAGACACCGCAAACGAGAACGCAAAAGCCCTTTTAAACGACAAAGGCGGACTATTTGACGAAAATGTCTGCGACTGGGACAAGCTAAGAGAGAAGGTCAAGCGCGACGGCATGAGAAACGGCTACCTAATGGCGATCGCCCCAACTAGCTCGATCTCGATCCTTGTTGGCACTACTCAGACCATCGAGCCAGTCTATAAACGTAAGTGGTTTGAGCACAACCTAAGCGGTATGATCCCAAATGTCGTGCCAAATTTAAGCCCTGACACTTGGCAGTTTTACACACCAGCATACGAGCTTGATCAGAGAATTTTGATAAAAGCAGGCGCTATCCGTCAAAAATGGATCGATCAAGGTCAAAGTCTAAATATCTTCATGAGCTTAGACAAAGCAAGCGGCGGATATCTAAGCGAAATTTACACGCTTGCATGGGAGCTTGGACTAAAATCAACTTATTATCTACGCTCTGAGTCACCAGACAGCGAAAAGCTAAACGACGTAGCCGACCGCTCAATCGAATGCGAAGGTTGTCAGTAA
- the purB gene encoding adenylosuccinate lyase has product MVERYSRKEMADKWSMQAKYDAWLKVEKAAVKAWNKLGFISDGDCEKICKNANFEVARIDEIEKTTKHDVIAFLTSVSESLGEESRFVHYGMTSSDCIDTAVALQMKESLELIISDVEEFMQAVKNRAIEHKHTLMVGRSHGIHGEPITFGLVLAIWYDEIARALKLIKDAKDTISYGKLSGAMGNLAHAPMEFEELTCEELGLKAAPASNQVIQRDRYAHVVSAIAVLASTCEKIAVAIRHYQRTEVYEAEEYFSPGQKGSSAMPHKRNPVLSENITGLCRVLRSYVTPALENVALWHERDISHSSVERFILPDMFITADFMLVRIKNLIANLVVYPENMMKNLNLTGGLVFSQRVLLQLPQRGISREDAYKIVQRNAMKVWADLQEGKKAIDEQGHSLFLQNLLNDEDLTKSLSKDEIKECFDYNYYTKNVDRIFARVFGK; this is encoded by the coding sequence ATGGTCGAAAGATACTCGCGTAAAGAGATGGCTGATAAGTGGAGCATGCAAGCAAAGTATGACGCTTGGCTCAAGGTAGAAAAAGCTGCCGTTAAAGCTTGGAATAAGCTTGGCTTCATAAGCGACGGCGACTGCGAGAAAATTTGCAAAAACGCTAATTTTGAAGTAGCTCGTATCGATGAGATAGAAAAGACGACAAAGCACGATGTCATCGCGTTTTTAACAAGCGTTAGTGAGAGCCTTGGCGAGGAGAGTAGGTTTGTGCATTATGGCATGACCTCAAGCGACTGCATCGACACAGCTGTCGCACTTCAGATGAAAGAGAGCCTAGAGCTCATCATCAGCGACGTAGAGGAATTTATGCAGGCGGTCAAAAACAGAGCGATCGAGCACAAGCACACGCTCATGGTCGGCAGAAGCCACGGCATCCACGGCGAGCCGATAACTTTTGGCCTTGTGCTTGCCATCTGGTACGATGAGATTGCAAGGGCGCTAAAGCTCATCAAAGACGCAAAAGATACGATCAGCTACGGCAAACTCTCAGGCGCTATGGGAAATTTAGCCCACGCTCCGATGGAATTTGAAGAGCTAACATGTGAGGAGCTCGGTCTCAAAGCTGCCCCAGCGTCAAACCAAGTGATCCAGCGTGACCGCTACGCACATGTGGTGAGCGCCATCGCAGTTCTAGCCTCTACGTGCGAGAAGATCGCAGTTGCCATTAGGCACTACCAAAGGACCGAGGTTTATGAGGCAGAGGAGTATTTTAGCCCAGGACAAAAGGGCTCAAGCGCGATGCCACACAAGCGCAATCCAGTCCTTAGCGAAAACATCACTGGTCTTTGCAGGGTGCTACGCTCATACGTTACGCCTGCACTTGAAAACGTCGCCCTTTGGCACGAGCGCGACATTAGCCACAGCTCGGTTGAGAGATTTATCCTGCCAGATATGTTTATCACGGCTGATTTTATGCTGGTTCGCATCAAAAATTTGATAGCAAATTTAGTCGTATATCCAGAAAATATGATGAAAAATTTAAATTTAACAGGCGGTCTAGTCTTTTCACAGCGCGTACTTTTACAACTGCCGCAGCGCGGAATCTCTAGAGAGGACGCATATAAGATCGTTCAACGCAACGCTATGAAGGTCTGGGCAGACTTGCAAGAGGGCAAAAAAGCGATCGACGAGCAAGGTCACAGCCTGTTTTTGCAAAATTTACTAAACGACGAGGACCTAACTAAGAGCCTTAGCAAAGATGAGATCAAAGAGTGCTTTGACTACAACTACTACACCAAAAATGTAGATAGAATTTTCGCCAGAGTCTTTGGCAAGTAA
- a CDS encoding pseudouridine synthase family protein codes for MPYVNKFIAITDHQKAYEILLQNGFSMREAQRFIDKGRLICGGNVVSEKNAILCGEVFLIDYKAEPKGLKPIFECESFAVFDKPSGVLSHPNGRHCEYSLNDEIYTLFGREASVAHRLDFETSGVIVVGKDRNSTIKLKKFFENREVFKSYVAMVQGKIEREFTINAKMDLANNYDDVKMRMQICENGKSAVTKILPIKYFDDIDTTLVRAIPLTGRQHQIRLHLFHVKHKILGEPLYGLLCPQIEKILDKEMSERERINLTGAKRLLLHSDEISFKFDEIFYNIKSKFDAESEFYRFAKEGLL; via the coding sequence TTGCCCTATGTAAATAAATTTATCGCTATTACAGATCATCAAAAAGCTTATGAAATTTTGCTGCAAAATGGCTTTAGTATGAGAGAAGCACAGCGCTTCATTGACAAGGGTAGACTGATATGTGGTGGCAATGTCGTGAGCGAGAAAAATGCCATATTGTGTGGAGAGGTCTTTTTGATCGACTATAAGGCGGAGCCAAAGGGACTTAAGCCGATCTTTGAGTGTGAAAGCTTTGCTGTATTTGACAAGCCAAGCGGCGTATTAAGCCACCCAAATGGTAGGCATTGCGAATACTCACTAAATGATGAAATTTACACGCTTTTTGGGCGAGAAGCGAGCGTGGCACATAGGCTGGACTTTGAAACAAGCGGCGTAATAGTCGTGGGAAAAGATAGAAATTCCACGATAAAACTAAAGAAATTTTTTGAAAACAGAGAGGTTTTTAAAAGCTACGTCGCTATGGTACAAGGCAAAATCGAACGAGAATTTACGATCAATGCAAAAATGGATCTAGCAAACAACTATGACGATGTAAAAATGCGGATGCAAATTTGTGAAAATGGCAAGAGTGCGGTGACTAAAATTTTGCCTATAAAGTATTTTGACGATATCGATACGACTTTGGTTCGGGCTATCCCACTCACTGGTAGACAGCATCAAATTCGCTTACATTTGTTTCATGTGAAACACAAGATACTTGGTGAACCACTTTATGGTTTACTATGTCCGCAGATCGAGAAAATTTTAGATAAAGAGATGAGCGAGCGTGAACGGATAAATTTAACTGGAGCAAAAAGGCTCTTACTCCACTCAGATGAAATTTCTTTTAAATTTGATGAAATTTTTTATAACATAAAAAGCAAATTTGACGCTGAAAGCGAATTTTATAGATTTGCAAAAGAAGGTTTACTTTAG
- the rlmN gene encoding 23S rRNA (adenine(2503)-C(2))-methyltransferase RlmN — protein MINLLDLSIDELKELVSPPFRATQIYEWIYKKNATEFSQMLNLPKDMRQDLAEKFYIDPLKCVKFEQSSDGSIKYLFELKDGLKIESVLLPMKEEISDENGKVSRHARYTVCVSSQVGCKMGCAFCLTAKGGLVRNLTAGEIVGQILWIKRENKIPYERRINVVYMGMGEPLDNLANVSKAIKILALNEGLAISPRRQTVSTSGLGSQIKKLGEMDIGVLLAISLHAVTNELRSRLMPINKAYNIEAVMDAVRGFPIDMRKRVMFEYLVIKDLNDSVSDAKKLVKLLHGIKAKVNLIYFNPHEGSEFGRPELTSMLKFQEYLRDHGVTCTIRQSKGLDISAACGQLKQRNENTKFKTIASDKNLKRQSLEDNSKASVS, from the coding sequence GTGATAAATTTGCTTGATCTTAGTATTGATGAGCTAAAAGAGTTAGTTTCTCCACCATTTAGAGCAACACAAATCTACGAGTGGATATATAAAAAAAATGCAACCGAATTTAGCCAAATGCTAAATTTACCTAAAGATATGCGTCAAGATCTGGCTGAAAAATTTTATATCGATCCTTTAAAATGTGTAAAATTTGAGCAAAGTAGTGATGGTTCGATCAAGTATCTTTTTGAGCTAAAAGATGGGCTAAAGATAGAGAGTGTCTTACTCCCGATGAAAGAGGAGATTAGTGATGAGAATGGAAAGGTCAGTCGCCATGCTCGTTATACGGTTTGTGTTAGTTCGCAGGTTGGCTGTAAAATGGGATGTGCTTTTTGTCTAACAGCAAAGGGTGGACTTGTTAGAAATTTGACTGCCGGTGAGATCGTAGGGCAAATTTTATGGATAAAAAGAGAAAATAAAATACCTTATGAAAGACGCATAAATGTCGTTTATATGGGTATGGGTGAGCCACTTGATAATCTTGCTAACGTTAGTAAAGCGATCAAAATTTTAGCACTTAACGAGGGTCTAGCCATATCGCCGCGTCGTCAAACCGTTTCAACTAGCGGACTTGGCAGCCAGATAAAAAAGCTTGGCGAGATGGATATTGGTGTGTTATTAGCCATATCGCTTCATGCTGTTACTAATGAGCTTAGAAGCCGTCTGATGCCGATAAATAAGGCGTATAATATCGAGGCTGTTATGGATGCTGTTAGGGGATTCCCTATCGATATGCGCAAACGCGTGATGTTTGAATACCTTGTTATCAAAGATCTAAATGACAGCGTTAGTGATGCAAAAAAGCTGGTAAAACTGCTGCATGGTATCAAGGCAAAGGTAAATTTGATCTATTTTAACCCGCATGAAGGCAGTGAATTTGGACGACCCGAGCTTACCAGCATGCTAAAATTTCAAGAATATCTAAGAGATCATGGCGTTACTTGCACGATTAGACAGAGTAAAGGACTTGATATAAGTGCAGCTTGTGGACAGTTAAAACAACGCAATGAAAATACAAAATTTAAAACCATTGCCAGTGATAAAAATTTAAAAAGACAGTCGCTTGAAGATAATAGTAAAGCCAGTGTGAGTTAA
- a CDS encoding purine-nucleoside phosphorylase, whose amino-acid sequence MLVISAGKNEIFDFALPMGVGLVDMAINLTKFLQKRACIGADENGINLKNIDPHYFAKIEAKFANSSNPELKDISQNLSKNPERNLYKMPEKIVFVGSAGLYKDGEILQIYESSVGANIEISSVENRSYSPIECEISSIVSRGTIKINSSNFITTDKNLAHKIFEKGYFLENMEFFSVLRVAQIFKIPAYGIFVATNFCDKNAHADFIKNHAEAKKILTKYIKENM is encoded by the coding sequence ATGTTAGTTATCTCTGCTGGAAAAAACGAAATTTTTGACTTTGCTTTGCCAATGGGTGTGGGCCTAGTTGATATGGCGATAAATTTGACAAAATTTTTGCAGAAACGAGCATGTATTGGAGCGGATGAAAATGGTATAAATTTAAAAAATATCGATCCGCACTATTTTGCAAAGATCGAAGCTAAATTTGCAAACTCATCAAATCCAGAGCTAAAAGATATAAGTCAAAATTTGTCAAAAAATCCTGAACGAAATTTATATAAGATGCCAGAAAAAATAGTTTTCGTTGGCTCGGCAGGTCTTTATAAAGATGGTGAAATTTTACAAATTTATGAAAGCTCAGTTGGGGCAAATATTGAAATTTCTAGCGTAGAAAATAGATCTTATTCACCGATTGAGTGTGAAATTTCTTCTATCGTTTCACGTGGAACTATCAAAATAAATTCGTCAAATTTCATAACGACAGACAAAAATTTGGCTCATAAGATATTTGAAAAAGGCTATTTTTTAGAAAATATGGAGTTTTTTTCTGTTCTAAGAGTAGCTCAAATTTTTAAAATTCCAGCTTATGGAATTTTTGTAGCGACAAATTTTTGTGATAAAAATGCACATGCTGATTTTATAAAAAATCACGCAGAGGCCAAGAAAATTCTAACAAAATATATAAAGGAAAATATGTGA